The genomic interval TCGCGCAGCAGGTTGATCAGCATGGCGGTGAATCCGTACACCGCGTTGGTGGTCTGCCCGGTGACGGTTTTGAAGTTCTCCGCGGGCAACGCGAAGAACGCGCGATAGGCCACGGAATGGCCATCCAGCAACAGCAGCGTCGGCCGCTCCCCCGGCGCTTCGACGGAGGTGCCGGCTGCGGAACTCGGACGCTGATCGGTGGTCGCTGGAGTCACGTGTCAGAGTCTATTGAGACCCACCGACAAGTCCACGGCAGGGCGGGCATCACTGCTCACGCCACGTACGGTGCGGCCGAGTACCAGGTGTTGCACTCGGAGGTGTCGCCCAGATCGGCACCCCATTTCCACCAGCCCCACACATTGAAGTCGGTGCCGTGCAGCCGGGCGTAGCCGGGCCGGTCACCGGCCACCCGGGTGACGCGCACCGCCTCGTCCCAGGTCTGCTGATCGATATCGGCGCGACCGTGATTACTGCCGAAGAACATTCCGGCGAAGCACGCGGCCTGCAGGTCCAGGCGACGGCTCTGTTCCTGGCCGGCTCCGGTATGCCAGCCGACCGCGGTGCGTTTGTCGAGATAGGCCCGCATGACGCCGATCAGCGATTGGATGTGGTGGCCGTACTCGTGGGCGAGCGCGGCCAGCTGGGCCCCGCGGCGAGAGCCGCTGGTCACCGTGCGTAACCCGTCGAGCGGCAGAATGATCGTCTCGTCGATCATGCAGTAGAGGGATTCGGCGGTGTCGCCGTCCTCGCGGGCGCACGGGCTGCTGAGCGTGCCGGGCTGCTCCGGCACGGCCAACCGCGGCGAGCGGAACGGCAGGCCCGCGCCGCGCAGTGTCGGCTCCCACGCGGCGTCCAGGCAGTCGATGGCGGCGAGATAGAACGCGCGGGCCGCGGTGGCGTCGGCGCCCCACCCGGGCAAGGTGCAGTCGACCCTGGTCAGCCCGACGTGCTGGGCGAACAACGGATGATCGGCCAGCGCCTGCACCTGCCGGCTGGACGGGAATTGCGCCGCACCGGATAGTCGCACCGGGTCCACCGGCGCGGCGGCATAACCTGCCGGTTTCGCGGGATCCGAGGGCGCGCCGGTGAATCCCGGCCCGGACGCGAGTCCCGCGCCGAGCGTCAGCCCGGCGGCCCGGTCGGTGGGGCGGGGCGCACCGGCGGGCCAGCCGGCCGCCACCACGAATCCGACCATCGCGATGATCGCGATCGCACCGCAGATCGCGGTGATCGGGAGCCCGTGCCGGTTGCCGCCGGGTGGCCGGCGAGATGTCAACGGCTGGTTCATGTTTCCCCCTGACCA from Nocardia goodfellowii carries:
- a CDS encoding neutral zinc metallopeptidase is translated as MNQPLTSRRPPGGNRHGLPITAICGAIAIIAMVGFVVAAGWPAGAPRPTDRAAGLTLGAGLASGPGFTGAPSDPAKPAGYAAAPVDPVRLSGAAQFPSSRQVQALADHPLFAQHVGLTRVDCTLPGWGADATAARAFYLAAIDCLDAAWEPTLRGAGLPFRSPRLAVPEQPGTLSSPCAREDGDTAESLYCMIDETIILPLDGLRTVTSGSRRGAQLAALAHEYGHHIQSLIGVMRAYLDKRTAVGWHTGAGQEQSRRLDLQAACFAGMFFGSNHGRADIDQQTWDEAVRVTRVAGDRPGYARLHGTDFNVWGWWKWGADLGDTSECNTWYSAAPYVA